From the genome of Deinococcus aquaedulcis, one region includes:
- a CDS encoding GTP-binding protein, with amino-acid sequence MAKGTFERTKPHVNVGTIGHVDHGKTTLTAAITFTAAAMDPTVEKLAYDQIDKAPEEKARGITINTAHVEYNTPTRHYSHVDCPGHADYVKNMITGAAQMDGAILVVSSADGPMPQTREHILLARQVGVPYIVVFMNKVDMVDDEELLEL; translated from the coding sequence ATGGCAAAAGGAACGTTTGAACGGACGAAGCCGCACGTGAACGTCGGGACGATTGGGCACGTGGACCACGGGAAGACCACCCTGACGGCCGCGATCACCTTCACGGCCGCCGCAATGGACCCCACTGTCGAGAAGCTGGCCTACGACCAGATCGACAAGGCCCCCGAAGAAAAGGCCCGTGGCATCACCATCAACACCGCGCACGTGGAGTACAACACCCCCACGCGCCACTACAGCCACGTGGACTGCCCCGGTCACGCCGACTACGTCAAGAACATGATCACCGGTGCCGCCCAGATGGACGGCGCGATCCTGGTGGTCAGCAGCGCTGACGGCCCCATGCCCCAGACCCGCGAGCACATCCTGCTGGCCCGTCAGGTGGGCGTGCCCTACATCGTCGTGTTCATGAACAAGGTCGACATGGTCGACGACGAAGAACTGCTCGAGCTCG